CGCATGCGCTCGAACAGCTGCTTGTCATGGAGGGGTGTCGCTTCGTTTTCGAGGCGTTCGAGCTGGGCCCGGCGGGCATTCACCAGGCCCGCCAGCTCCTCCAGCAGGGCGGTGTCGTCGGCCAGTAAGGGCTGCAGCGCTGCACGACTCACCTCCAGCAGCAGGCATTCCTCGAGGGTGCGCACGGTGGCACTGCGGGGGGCATCGAGGCAGAGGGTCATCTCCCCGAAGATCTCCCCCGCTCCGAGCCGGGCGACGGAGGTGGGGCTGCCGTCGGCGTTTGCTTTGAGCACTTCCACCTGGCCTTGCACCAGTTGATACAGCGAGTCCCCGGCATCGCCCTCGCGCACGATCGTTTCGCCGGGACCAAAGCGCCGCGTCAGGCTCAGGGAGGCCAGGGTGCTCAGCTGCTCTTCCCCCAGAAGCGCGAACAGGTGGTTGGAGCGCAGCAACCGCTGCCGCTGCTCCAGCGATGTGAGCGAGGGATCCGCGTCGGCGCTCGCCTGACGCTTGCGGCGCAATTCGCGCACCGGATAGGGAATGCTGTGGCCTGCCCGCTGGAGTGCGAACCAGAACTGTTCCAGCAGTTCACTGCGGATCTGGAGGCGGCTGGCTTCTCCTGCACCGAGGTGCCACACCATCAGCTCGTAGGTGATCGCGCTCTCGGCGTAGGCCCCCACCCAGACCCGCGATTCCTCACTGCTGAGCACGCGGGGGTGCTGGCGGACCACCTGCAGAAGCAGCTGCCGGGCCTGGGCGGGAGACAGGGCGTAATCGAGGCCGAGGCTGAAGCGGTTGCCCACCGGATCGTTCGGACCGAATCGCTTCAGCACATCTGAGGCCACCTTGCTGTTGGGGAGCACTTGCAGGGACCCGTCCATGCCCTTGACGATCGTGTTCATCAGGGTGAGTGAAACCACGAAGCCCTTGAACCCGTCCACCTCGATCCAGTCGCCTTCACGAAAGGGATTGTCGATCTGAAGAGTGATGCCCGCGAACAGGTCTTTGAGGGTTTCCTGGGCCGCGAGGCCGATCACGGCGGTGAGCACCGCTGAGGTGGTCACCAGTCCCACCAGGTTGATGCGGGCCTGTTGTTGCAGCACCACCACCGTGAGCGCTGCCCCCACGGCCAGGATGCCCAGATCGCGAAGGATCTTGGGAGGTTTGGCCCACAGGCCCAGGGCCGCGGGCAGTTCCAGGAACGCCCACTCCCCCAGGCTGATCAGGGCGTAGCTGATCAGCAGTACGGACGAGGTGCTCCACCAGGGGCGGAGGGCCTCCGGCAGCCAGACCAACGGCAGGCTGCTGCTCAGGAACCAGGCCAAGATCGCCGCCAGGGGCAGACGGGTGGGGGGGGAGGCGAGGCCTCGCGGATGGCGACGGCTGAGGACCCGCAGCAGGATCAGGCTGGCGGTGAGACCGAGGGCCAGCAGCAGCCGTTGCAGCACGTCCATGGCGGCTCAGGTCATGGCGGGGCATCCTGGACGGGCCGGGCGGCCCAAGCCATGTTTCCAGACCCCTCCCATCACCCGCATGCGCTGGACCTGTTCCTGATGCTGGCCATGGGGCATTTCGTGGGGGACTTCGCTCTGCAGAGCGACCGGATGGCCACAGAAAAGTGTCCGGGCCATGATGTCACGCTTCCTTGGTACTGGTGGCTGGGCTCCCATGCCGCCATCCATGGCTTCCTGGTGGGTGCGATCACCGGCGTGCCCCTGCTGGGGTTGGCGGAATGGGTGGCCCACGCCCTCACCGACTTCGGCAAGTGCCGGCATCTCTACCGCCTGCCGGGTGATCAGGCCATCCACCTGACCACCAAGCTTTTTTGGACCTGGCTGGTGGTGCGATCCTGAGCGGGTGGATTCAACGACCTTCATCCGATCCAGCGATGGCCCTCTTTGATCGCAAACCCGCCCGCCGCTGGCTCCATGTCCTGCTCCTGGCGGCGGTGAGCCTTGAGGCCAGCGCTGCCCTGGCCCAGCCGAACCTGCGCAGTACGTTTCCCGGCCGTCGCATCGGTGGCGGCACCCGCGGTGAGTGCGCCGCACGGGTGCTGGCCCACCTGGTGCCCAGCGACAGCGTCTTCGCCCCCGGCCCCGCCCTGACAGTGGCTCTGCTCGAGGGACCCACGGCCAACCCCCGGCCCCTGCAGGTTCAGTTCCGGCCCCAGGGCCCTGGCGGCACGGCCGCCGGCCCCGCCGTGAAACGGGAGCTGCCGGCTGCTCCGGCGGGGATCACCCTGCTCAAGCTGGCCAGCTTCAAGGGTTCCCAGGTCTGGGAATCCACCTTCCGCTGCGATGACGGCGCTCCGCCCGCCACCAACGATCCGCTCAGCTTCGTCGAAACGGTCTCACCACCAGCCCTGAGCCTGCTCGTCACCGAAGGCTCGGCCGACGACCGCAGCATCCAGGCGGCGTTGCAGAAGCTCAAGGGCCTCTGCGGTTCCCAGTTGTCCAAGGCTCAGCTGGCCCAATCCTTCGGCCTCGAAGATGTCATCGGGGCGGATTGGCCGGCGACGCTGCCGGTGCGCTGCCCCTGAGCTCCCAGACGTCGAGGGGTTCCGTTCGGCCCTTCACCTGCAGGCTGCCCCAGGGTTCCCAATTCATCGTGTTGGCGCCGTTCTGAAGCACCAGATCGCGCGTCACCGAGGAAACCAGCACCCGGCAGAGGCCGTTCTGACGCGCTTTCTCGGAGCTTTCCAGCCGTGAGGCGCAGTTGACCGTGTCACCGATGATCGCGTATTCCAGCCGCTCGCTGCTTCCCATCGAGCCCGCCAGCACAGCGCCGGAATGAATCCCGATGCGCATGCGCATCGGCGGCTCGCCGTCGGCGGCCAGGTCGCGGTTGAGTTGCTCCAGGCCGTGCTGGATCGCCAGGGCGGCGTCGATCGCTTCGCTCGCGTCGGCCACCTCCCCCTTGCCCAACGGTGCCCCGAACACCGCCAGGAACCCATCGCCGGTGAACTTGTTGACCATGCCGCCGCGCTCGGTGATGGCGGGGACGCAGAGGGCCATGCCGCGGTTCAGCCAGGCCAGCAGATCCGCCGGTTTGAGGCGCTCGGAAAGGGTGGTGAAATCGCAGGTGTCGGAGAAGATCACGGTGACCGCCAGCAGGCGCCCCTCAAAGCGCCCGTCGCTGAGCAGTTCATCCCGTTGCTCCCAGAGCTGCTGGGCCACCGCCGGTGAGGTGGTCTGGCCGAGCAGCCGTTGGATCTGCTGGCGCTGTTGCTGGCTGGCGGCCCCGCGGCGCAACCAGGCCGCCCCCGCCATCAGCGTCAGGCCCGCCAGGGGCAGGGTGGTTTGCAGCCACACCCCGTTCAGCAGCAGGGCTACCGCGCCGCCCAGGCCCAGCAGCAGCACCGCCGTCACGGCGAGGATGCTGCGCCGCAGGGTGGCGAAGCTTTCCCCCAGGGCTACTCCGAGCCCCAGGCCCAGCACCAGCAGCAGCATGCCGCTCCAGCCCGGCAGGGCCCGCAGCCCAAGGGGTCGCCCGTCGGCGAGCGCCAGCAGGGCGGCGGTGCGGTTGGCATGGAGTTCCACGCCGGGCATCTGCATCTGGCGGGCCGTCAGCACGAAGCGGGTGTAAGGAACGTTGAACAGATCGCGCAGGGAGGGGGCGGTGCTGCCGATCAGCACGATCCGCCCGCGGATCTGTGCTTGGGGCACCTGCCGGTTGAGCAGCTGATCGAGGCTCCAGAGGGGAAAACTGCCCGGCCGATGGAACGCCAGCATCTGCTGGTAGCCGGCGGCATCGAGGTTGAAGTATCCGCCTGAATCGCGCTCGAGCCAACCCTCGGCGTTGGGGCTGGTGTCCAGCCGGCTGCGCAGCTCGCCGTTGCCGCGGAACACTTCTACCAGCCGCAGGGGGAGGGCCACGGTGGCGGCGTCCTGGCCGGCCACATGGAGCAGGTCCCGGCGTACCACCCCATCGGCGTCCACCACCAGGTCGTTGAAGGCCTGGCGATCGCTCGGGGTGCCCGGGATCGGGCCGATCGATTCGGCCACATTGAAGATCGACACCAACCGCGGGTTGCTGCGTGCCTGGCGGCGCAGGCACTCCTGCTGGGGGCCGACGCCCTTGTTGCGGTAGAGATCGAAGCCGATCGCCCGGGCGCCATCGGCGCTGAGGGTGTCGATCGCCCGGCAGAGCAGCTGGTCATCGATCGGCCAGCCGAAGCGCGAGATGTCTCCTTCGCTGATCCCGATGAGCGTGATCGGTGTGGTGGTACCGGCGGGAGCAGGCCGCAGGTAGGTGATCAGGTCGTAGAGCAGCAGGTTGAGCGATTCACCGATGCCCGTGAAGCGCAGGGCCGCCACCAACAGCGCCGCCGCTCCGTAGGGGGCCGTCAGCAGCAGCGCCCGGCTTAAACGATTGGGTCGCGACGATCGGCCCATGGAGGCCCTCAGAACCGGTATTGCACCTTGCCGTAGAAGCCCTTGCTCAGGGTCCAGTCGGCCCATGGGCCGACGTTGGTGTTGGCGCCGAGCTGATTCACCCAGCCGGCCTCCAACGTCCACTTGTCGCCGGCCAGCCAGCGGGTGAGAACGCCGGTGGAGCCGATGTAGTCGGTGAAGTTGAGGCCCTGCAGCTTGGTGTTGATGCCGCCGTAGCCGAAGAAGGGCACCAGTTGCAAGGCGTTCTTTTTCTTCTGCCAGAAGGTCCAGACCACCTCACTGGTGCCCAGCCAGCCGTTGTCGCCGCTGATCAGCTGACCGGGCAGGCCGCGCAGGCCCACGTCGGAGCCGAGGGTGAACTGCATCGAGGGGGTGAGCGGGTTGAAGGCCACCTGCCCCCCGGCCCGCAGGTTCAGTTGCCAGTTGGGGGCGAAACCCCAGGCCGCTGACACCAGACCCCCCAGGGCCGTGGCCTGGCCCGGGACAACGCCCACCTGGGTCAATTCGTTGATCTGCTTGTCGGGGGTGAGGGCACCGATGCCCTGCAACAGGTAGACGTTGCCACTCCAGCCCACGGAGTTGCTCAGCCCGCTGCCGCTCAGCCCCACCCGCAGGTAGCCCGTGCGCGGGGAGCGCACACTCTCGGGCAGGAAACTGGGCAGGGCCTGGCCCGAGAGGTAGGTGTCGCTGCGGTTGATGCTCAGGCCGGCGAAGGCAGCCCAGCGCTGGGTCAGGGTTTCCTTGAACACCCACTCCAGCTGCCCGAGGCCCTGGAACTGCCGGGTGCTGAAGTCGTTCGCCGGGGCGGGGAGCTCGATCAGGTTGCGGCGGCTGTAGCCGAAGGAGCCCGTGAGGTTGACCTGGTCGCTCAGCGGGTAGGTGTAGCTGGCGGATGTGATCAAGGCCCCCAGGGAGGGGTCGTTGTTGAAGTCGAGTTCGCCGTAGAGCAACAGGATGTCGCCGGGGGCGGCGAGCCCCCCCTTCACCAGGGTGGCCACGGCCCGGCCCTCGCCGGAGCCGCTGGAGCCGTCGTTGCGCAGGGAGAGGTCACCTTGGAGGGGCTGGCTGCCCAACTCCACATTCACCGTCAGTACGGCCTGGGTGGGGTCGCTGCCCAGGCGCGAGAGGTTGCTGCGGATGCTCTTGATGCCCGCCTGGCGCTGCAGCAGCCGCAGTTGGCGCTCCACCTCGGCCAGGTTGAGCACCTCGCCCTGGAGCGGCCGCAGCAGCCGGGTCACCCGGCGACTCAGCCAGGCACTCTTGGCGTTGACCCGCACCTCCACGATCTTCCCTTCCACCACCTCCAGGCGGCCGGGCGCCGGGCTGGTTTCGACGAAGACGCGGCTGTTGACGTAGCCATCGGCCACCAACCGGGCGGTGAGGCTGGCGGCGCAGGCCTTCAGACGCTCGGCTGGATCGCTGATCGCCAGGCAGGGCGCGAGGATCTTGCTCAGTTCGGCACTGGAATAGCGCTTGAAACCGCGGATTTCGGGCAGCGCCTGGCGGCTGGTGCTGGGTGCGCCGGGGCCGGTGGGAGTTGGCACGGGGGTGGCCGGGACCTCTGGCTCCACCGGCAGCCCATCAATCTTCGGGGCCGGACGGTCCCGATCGGGTCGTTGCTCGGTGGCGCCCGGCCCCGGCAACCGTACCGGCCCCTGCTGAACTGGTGGGGCCACCAGCTGGGCCAGCAAGGGCAGAGTGAACATGAGAGTCGTGTAAAAGTTTATGAGCAAAACTTATCGGAGATTTGTCTGAATTTCAGCGCGACGGACCCCTTGGTTGATCGTCCCTGCACGACCCAGCGTTCCGTTGCTGGGGCGGTGGCCGCCGGATCGATGCGGGCCAAACGATTCAGGTCATTCTTTGGGCGCTGATTGAAATGGGCGCTTGAACGTCTGTTGCCCGATGACGCCCCGAACATGTCCTCCGCTTAGTGTTTATTTCACCTGGTGTGGGTTTTGAACCCCCGCTTTTTGTTGGCGTCCTTTCCATGGCGACGCGTTCCCGGATGAAGCAATCGCATGGCCAGGGCGTCTCAGTGGCCCTGGGCCTCTCGGCCCTGCTGGCCGCTGTTCCGGTGTGCGCGGGCGAAGTGAGCGCCACCGGCGGCGTCCTGGGCCTGGGCACGGCGGTGAATGGCCAGCTGGGCGGCAGCTGCGCAGCTGGCCTGTGCCAAGTGGGCGGCGGCACGGCGGCAGGCAGCAACCTCTTTCACCGCTTTTCGGCCTTTGATACGCGCGGCGGCATCACCGGGGTGAACTTCGCCACCGGCGGCGCCAGCAATGTGTTTGTTGGTGTGACCAGCCCCCTGGGCAGCTTCATCGACAAACTTGTCTCGTTCTCTAGCCCCGGCAACCTGTTCTGGCTCTCCCCGGGCGGCATCGCCATCAGCGGCGCCGGTGGTTTCGCCAACATCCAGCAGCTGAACCTCAGCACCGCCACCGGCTGGCGGCTGAGCAACGGCGTGTTCGATGCGGCAGGCACCACCGCCGGCCAGGCGGCGTTGCTCAGCGGCGCTCCCCTGCAGGGGGCGGCGGGGCCGCTCAGCGATCCGGCCAGCCTGGCGGCGATCGGCCTGCAGAAGAACGGCGATCTGAGCCTTTCCGGCGGCCTGCTCACGGTGGATCAGAGCCTGCTGCTCGATGCCCAGGGCGGCAACGTGCTCCTGCAGGCCGCCGGGATCCAGGCGCCGGGGGGGCAGGTGGCGATCAGTGGGGCCACGGTGGACCAAGGCGCCACATCGATTGATGTGAGTTCTGTCAGCGGACCCGGCGGCCGGATCACGATTACGGGCGGCGCGGTGCTCCAGACCGCGGCTCTCAACGCCAGCGGCAGCAGCGGTGGCGAGGTGACCCTGCAGGCGAACCAGCTGCTCAGTGCGGCGCCGATCCAGGCCATCGGCAGCCAGGGCTCTGGGGGCCGCATCACCAGCGCCAGCACCGCCTCCACGGTGCAGACCCTCAGCGGCCTGTGGGATGTCAGCGGACTCTCGGCGGGGGGCTCGATCACCCTCAGCGCCGGCACCGAACTGTTCAGCTCCGGCAGCTACCTCGCCCAGGGCACCGGTGGAGCGGCCCAGGGCGGTCGTATCGATCTGCTCGCCTCCACGATCACCCTGGCTGCGGCCCAACTCGATGCCTCCGGCGTCGGCGGCGGCGGCCAGGTGCACGTGGGCGGCGGCTTCCAGGGGGCCGACCTCGGCCTGGGCGCGAATGCCCGCAAGGTCACGGTGACCCCCGGCACCGGCCTCCGGGCCGATGCCACGGCCCTGGGGAATGGCGGTCAGGTGGTGGTCTGGTCGGAAGATGCCACTCGGTTTGCTGGCGCCGTCAGCGCCAAGGGAGGCGCCTTGGGAGGGAACGGCGGTGTGCTGGAGGTGTCGGGCAAGGCCGATCTGTTCTTCGGTGGCACGGCCGACGCCTCAGCTCCCGCCGGCAGCCCCGGCAGCCTGCTGCTCGATCCCAAGAACATCTACATCGAGAACACCACGGTCGGGGGCTACGGCTACGACGCGCAGAACATCGTCTACCCCGGCTCCGATGCAGCCGGTCCGACGGCGCTGGTGGAGCAGCTGGGCACGGCGGCCACTAGCCCGATCCTGGTGAACGTGCCCACGGGCGGCCTCCCCGGCCAGGAGGGGGTCACCTACCTGTTCGATGGCAGCACCTACGGCCTGCTGAGCGCGCTCTATGGCACCGATGCGATCAGCAGCCAGAAGGCGAACTACTCCCCGTCGGGTGTCTCAGCGGGATTGCTGGCGCTGATCAGCCCCGGCTGGAACAACGGGGCGACGCTCGATGCCGGGGCGGCCACCTGGATCAACACCGCCACGGGCAAATTCGCCAATGGCACCACCAGCGGTGTCATTGGCAGCGGCAACTCCTTGCTGGGCAGCACCACGGGTGATTTCAACCAGGCCTCGGTGCGCTTCCTGACTTCCGGCCAAGCCCTGGTGTTCACCCCCCGCTGGGACAACGGAGCCAGCGTCGATGCCGGCGGTCTCACCTGGCTGAGTGGCAGCACCGGCAAGCTCGCCGATGCCAGCACGGGCGGAGCGATTGGCATTGGCAACTCCCTTCTGAACACGGCCTCGGCGGCCTATCTGCCACAGGCGGGCTGCACCGGTTGCAGTTCCTACGTGAATCAAACCGTGCGCGAGTACGGCGGCGGAA
The window above is part of the Cyanobium sp. ATX 6F1 genome. Proteins encoded here:
- a CDS encoding DUF3307 domain-containing protein; protein product: MFPDPSHHPHALDLFLMLAMGHFVGDFALQSDRMATEKCPGHDVTLPWYWWLGSHAAIHGFLVGAITGVPLLGLAEWVAHALTDFGKCRHLYRLPGDQAIHLTTKLFWTWLVVRS
- a CDS encoding ShlB/FhaC/HecB family hemolysin secretion/activation protein, which encodes MFTLPLLAQLVAPPVQQGPVRLPGPGATEQRPDRDRPAPKIDGLPVEPEVPATPVPTPTGPGAPSTSRQALPEIRGFKRYSSAELSKILAPCLAISDPAERLKACAASLTARLVADGYVNSRVFVETSPAPGRLEVVEGKIVEVRVNAKSAWLSRRVTRLLRPLQGEVLNLAEVERQLRLLQRQAGIKSIRSNLSRLGSDPTQAVLTVNVELGSQPLQGDLSLRNDGSSGSGEGRAVATLVKGGLAAPGDILLLYGELDFNNDPSLGALITSASYTYPLSDQVNLTGSFGYSRRNLIELPAPANDFSTRQFQGLGQLEWVFKETLTQRWAAFAGLSINRSDTYLSGQALPSFLPESVRSPRTGYLRVGLSGSGLSNSVGWSGNVYLLQGIGALTPDKQINELTQVGVVPGQATALGGLVSAAWGFAPNWQLNLRAGGQVAFNPLTPSMQFTLGSDVGLRGLPGQLISGDNGWLGTSEVVWTFWQKKKNALQLVPFFGYGGINTKLQGLNFTDYIGSTGVLTRWLAGDKWTLEAGWVNQLGANTNVGPWADWTLSKGFYGKVQYRF
- a CDS encoding CHASE2 domain-containing protein, whose protein sequence is MGRSSRPNRLSRALLLTAPYGAAALLVAALRFTGIGESLNLLLYDLITYLRPAPAGTTTPITLIGISEGDISRFGWPIDDQLLCRAIDTLSADGARAIGFDLYRNKGVGPQQECLRRQARSNPRLVSIFNVAESIGPIPGTPSDRQAFNDLVVDADGVVRRDLLHVAGQDAATVALPLRLVEVFRGNGELRSRLDTSPNAEGWLERDSGGYFNLDAAGYQQMLAFHRPGSFPLWSLDQLLNRQVPQAQIRGRIVLIGSTAPSLRDLFNVPYTRFVLTARQMQMPGVELHANRTAALLALADGRPLGLRALPGWSGMLLLVLGLGLGVALGESFATLRRSILAVTAVLLLGLGGAVALLLNGVWLQTTLPLAGLTLMAGAAWLRRGAASQQQRQQIQRLLGQTTSPAVAQQLWEQRDELLSDGRFEGRLLAVTVIFSDTCDFTTLSERLKPADLLAWLNRGMALCVPAITERGGMVNKFTGDGFLAVFGAPLGKGEVADASEAIDAALAIQHGLEQLNRDLAADGEPPMRMRIGIHSGAVLAGSMGSSERLEYAIIGDTVNCASRLESSEKARQNGLCRVLVSSVTRDLVLQNGANTMNWEPWGSLQVKGRTEPLDVWELRGSAPAASPANPPR
- a CDS encoding mechanosensitive ion channel family protein, producing MDVLQRLLLALGLTASLILLRVLSRRHPRGLASPPTRLPLAAILAWFLSSSLPLVWLPEALRPWWSTSSVLLISYALISLGEWAFLELPAALGLWAKPPKILRDLGILAVGAALTVVVLQQQARINLVGLVTTSAVLTAVIGLAAQETLKDLFAGITLQIDNPFREGDWIEVDGFKGFVVSLTLMNTIVKGMDGSLQVLPNSKVASDVLKRFGPNDPVGNRFSLGLDYALSPAQARQLLLQVVRQHPRVLSSEESRVWVGAYAESAITYELMVWHLGAGEASRLQIRSELLEQFWFALQRAGHSIPYPVRELRRKRQASADADPSLTSLEQRQRLLRSNHLFALLGEEQLSTLASLSLTRRFGPGETIVREGDAGDSLYQLVQGQVEVLKANADGSPTSVARLGAGEIFGEMTLCLDAPRSATVRTLEECLLLEVSRAALQPLLADDTALLEELAGLVNARRAQLERLENEATPLHDKQLFERMRELFSSLLG